A genome region from Pan troglodytes isolate AG18354 chromosome 3, NHGRI_mPanTro3-v2.0_pri, whole genome shotgun sequence includes the following:
- the ZNF330 gene encoding zinc finger protein 330 — translation MPKKKTGARKKAENRREREKQLRASRSTIDLAKHPCNASMECDKCQRRQKNRAFCYFCNSVQKLPICAQCGKTKCMMKSSDCVIKHAGVYSTGLAMVGAICDFCEAWVCHGRKCLSTHACACPLTDAECVECERGVWDHGGRIFSCSFCHNFLCEDDQFEHQASCQVLEAETFKCVSCNRLGQHSCLRCKACFCDDHTRSKVFKQEKGKQPPCPKCGHETQETKDLSMSTRSLKFGRQTGGEEGDGASGYDAYWKNLSSDKYGDTSYHDEEEDEYEAEDDEEEEDEGRKDSDTESSDLFTNLNLGRTYASGYAHYEEQEN, via the exons ATGCCTAAAAAAAAGACTGGTGCGAGGAAGAAGGCTGAGAACCGCCGAGAACGTGAAAAACAACTAAGAGCATCAAGAAGCACTATAGATTTAGCTAAACATCCATGTAATGCCTCAATG GAATGTGACAAGTGTCAgag GCGGCAGAAGAATAGAGCATTTTGCTACTTTTGTAATTCTGTACAGAAGTTACCAATTTGTGCACAGTGTG GGAAAACAAAGTGCATGATGAAGTCTTCAGACTGTGTCATAAAGCATGCTGGTGTATACAGTACTGGCCTTGCAATGGTG GGTGCAATATGTGACTTCTGTGAAGCTTGGGTTTGCCATGGTAGGAAATGTCTCAGTACACATGCCTGTGCCTGCCCTCTTACCGATGCTGAGTGTGTTGAATGTGAACGAGGCGTGTGGGACCATG GAGGCAGAATATTCAGTTGTTCTTTTTGCCATAACTTTCTCTGTGAAGATGATCAATTTGAGCATCAAGCCAGCTGCCAGGTTTTAGAGGcagaaacatttaaat GTGTTTCATGCAATCGGCTTGGTCAGCACTCATGTCTCCGTTGTAAG GCTTGTTTCTGTGATGATCATACAAGGAGCAAAGTGtttaagcaagaaaaaggaaaacagcctCCTTGTCCTAAATGTGGGCATGAAACTCAGGAGACTAAGGACCTTAGCATGTCAA CACGCTCCCTGAAATTTGGCAGGCAGACTGGAGGTGAAGAGGGAGATGGAGCTTCTGGGTATGATGCTTATTGGAAGAACCTTTCATCTGATAAGTATGGTGATACCAGCTACCACGATGAGGAGGAGGATGAGTATGAAGCAGAGGAtgatgaagaggaagaagatgaagGCAGAAAGGATTCAGACACTGAGTCATCAGATTTGTTTACTAATTTGAATTTAGGAAGGACCTATGCTAGTGGCTATGCTCACTATGAGGAACAAGAGAACTAG